In one window of Rhodopseudomonas palustris HaA2 DNA:
- a CDS encoding HigA family addiction module antitoxin: protein MARRRRRDGRDFGLSLEAVRMATPKQLPPIPPGEILIEEFMRPNGISQNRLARDIDINPARVNDIVHGRSAITASVALRLAKYFGTTPELWMNLQASYDLRRARAADWPAIEPRVRVLAAE from the coding sequence ATGGCGCGACGACGGCGCAGAGATGGTCGAGATTTTGGACTATCACTAGAGGCGGTCAGGATGGCCACACCAAAGCAGCTCCCCCCGATCCCTCCCGGCGAGATTCTGATCGAGGAATTCATGCGTCCGAACGGCATCAGCCAAAATAGGCTGGCACGCGATATCGACATCAACCCGGCCCGGGTCAACGACATCGTGCACGGCCGCTCTGCGATCACCGCTTCCGTCGCCCTGCGGCTGGCGAAGTATTTCGGCACGACGCCAGAACTGTGGATGAACCTGCAGGCCTCCTACGATCTGCGCCGCGCCCGCGCCGCAGACTGGCCCGCGATCGAGCCGCGCGTCCGCGTGCTCGCCGCGGAGTAG
- a CDS encoding type II toxin-antitoxin system RelE/ParE family toxin has protein sequence MIRSFRNQATARLFADEDVPRFRAIERQARRKLLLLDGAAKLDDLRQPPGNRLEALKGDRRGQYSIRINDQWRICFEWRDDGAEMVEILDYH, from the coding sequence ATGATCCGCTCGTTCCGGAACCAGGCGACCGCGCGGTTGTTTGCCGACGAGGACGTGCCGCGCTTTCGTGCCATCGAGCGGCAGGCCCGGCGCAAATTGCTCCTGCTGGATGGTGCCGCGAAGCTGGATGATCTGCGCCAGCCTCCCGGCAACAGACTCGAAGCCCTGAAAGGGGATCGCCGCGGTCAATACTCGATCCGCATCAACGATCAATGGCGGATCTGCTTCGAATGGCGCGACGACGGCGCAGAGATGGTCGAGATTTTGGACTATCACTAG
- a CDS encoding acetyl-CoA C-acetyltransferase, whose translation MAEAYIIDAVRTPRGIGKVGKGKLAEMHPQHLAAAVLKAIAERNQLNTAEVDDIIWSTSTQRGKQGGDLGRMAALDAGYDIKASGTTLDRFCGGGITAVNFAAAQIMSGMEDVVIAGGTEMMSLTASMAAEDMAAGKPPLGMGSGNARLAQVHPQSHQGICGDAIATMEGISREALDALGLESQRRAAIAIKEGRFDKSIIPVKDDDGNVVLAKDEYPRPETTAEGLAALKPAFTAIADYPLDDKGTTYRKLINQKYPDVDIKHVHHAGNSSGVVDGAAAVLLTSKAYADAHGLKPRAKIVAMANIGDDPTLMLNAPVPAAKKVLAKAGLTKDDIDLWEINEAFAVVTEKFIRDLDLDRDKVNVNGGSIALGHPIGATGAILIGTVLDELERRGLKRGLVTMCAAGGMAPAIIIERV comes from the coding sequence ATGGCCGAAGCCTACATCATCGACGCCGTCCGCACCCCCCGCGGCATCGGCAAAGTCGGCAAGGGCAAACTGGCGGAGATGCATCCGCAACACCTTGCCGCCGCCGTGCTCAAGGCCATTGCCGAGCGCAACCAGCTCAACACCGCCGAAGTCGACGATATCATCTGGTCGACCTCCACCCAGCGCGGTAAGCAGGGCGGCGACCTCGGCCGCATGGCGGCGCTCGATGCGGGCTACGACATCAAGGCCTCCGGCACCACGCTCGACCGTTTCTGCGGCGGCGGCATCACCGCGGTGAATTTCGCCGCGGCCCAGATCATGAGCGGCATGGAAGACGTGGTGATCGCCGGCGGCACCGAGATGATGTCGCTGACCGCATCGATGGCCGCCGAGGACATGGCCGCCGGCAAGCCGCCACTCGGCATGGGCTCGGGCAATGCCCGCCTCGCTCAGGTGCACCCGCAATCGCATCAGGGCATCTGCGGCGACGCGATCGCCACGATGGAAGGCATCAGCCGCGAGGCGCTCGACGCGCTCGGGCTGGAGAGCCAGCGCCGCGCCGCGATCGCCATCAAGGAAGGCCGCTTCGACAAGAGCATCATCCCGGTCAAGGACGACGACGGCAACGTCGTGCTGGCGAAGGACGAATATCCGCGCCCCGAAACCACCGCCGAAGGCCTCGCCGCGCTGAAGCCGGCCTTCACCGCGATCGCCGACTATCCGCTCGACGACAAGGGCACCACCTATCGCAAGCTGATCAACCAGAAGTATCCGGACGTCGACATCAAGCACGTCCACCACGCCGGCAATTCCTCGGGCGTGGTCGACGGCGCCGCCGCGGTGCTGCTGACCTCGAAGGCCTATGCCGACGCCCACGGCCTCAAGCCGCGCGCCAAGATCGTGGCGATGGCCAATATCGGCGACGACCCGACGCTGATGCTGAACGCGCCGGTGCCGGCGGCCAAGAAGGTGCTGGCCAAGGCCGGACTCACCAAGGACGATATCGACCTCTGGGAGATCAACGAAGCCTTCGCCGTGGTCACCGAGAAATTCATCCGCGACCTCGACCTCGACCGTGACAAGGTCAACGTCAATGGCGGCTCGATCGCCCTCGGCCACCCGATCGGCGCCACCGGCGCGATCCTGATCGGCACCGTGCTCGACGAACTGGAGCGCCGCGGCCTGAAGCGCGGCCTCGTCACGATGTGCGCCGCCGGCGGCATGGCCCCGGCGATCATCATCGAGCGGGTGTGA
- a CDS encoding (2Fe-2S) ferredoxin domain-containing protein codes for MTIMPAKSSPTILRAKRPPPVLICGKCLSRIKDGKKLKQALKSELKQHAAVHGGKRAKLVITGCLGICPKRAVVTASAATLGRGEYVLVEERKEVEEAVTALMNQS; via the coding sequence ATGACGATCATGCCCGCCAAATCTTCCCCCACCATCCTCCGTGCCAAACGTCCGCCGCCGGTGCTGATCTGCGGCAAATGCCTCTCGCGGATCAAGGACGGCAAGAAGCTGAAGCAGGCGCTGAAATCGGAACTCAAGCAGCACGCCGCCGTGCACGGCGGCAAGCGCGCCAAGCTCGTCATCACCGGCTGCCTCGGCATCTGTCCAAAGCGCGCGGTGGTCACGGCGAGTGCTGCGACGCTGGGGCGAGGGGAGTATGTGCTGGTCGAAGAGCGTAAGGAGGTGGAGGAGGCGGTGACAGCATTGATGAATCAGAGCTGA
- a CDS encoding transcriptional regulator, with amino-acid sequence MADYLESPEMISAYLDEAFASEDPALIDKALATVRRAPAQLKTIPAETLKRITELTEGMVFDPDEDIEGGVNL; translated from the coding sequence GTGGCCGACTATCTCGAGAGTCCGGAGATGATCTCCGCCTATCTCGACGAGGCTTTTGCTTCCGAAGATCCCGCTTTGATCGACAAGGCGCTCGCAACGGTGAGGCGCGCGCCGGCGCAGCTCAAGACCATCCCAGCAGAGACGTTGAAGCGCATAACTGAACTGACGGAAGGCATGGTGTTCGATCCTGACGAGGACATTGAGGGCGGCGTCAATTTGTGA